One window from the genome of Mycolicibacterium gadium encodes:
- the tkt gene encoding transketolase has product MTTLEEISTLTRPHHPDDWADVDSVAVDTVRVLAADAVQKVGNGHPGTAMSLAPLAYTLFQRQMRHDPSDVHWLGRDRFVLSCGHSSLTLYIQLYLGGFGLELSDIESLRTWKSKTPGHPEFRHTKGVEITTGPLGQGLASAVGMAMASRYERGLFDPDPAWGESPFDHYIYVIASDGDIEEGVTSEASSLAGTQQLGNLIVFYDHNQISIEHDTNIALSEDVPARYRAYGWHVQEVEGGENVTGIEEAIEAARKVTDKPSFISVRTIIGYPAPTKMNTGGVHGSALGDEEVAATKKVLGFDPDKTFEVRPEVIEHTRKLVERGKEAHEKWQPQFDAWAEREPERKKLLDRLTAEELPEGWDSDLTYWEPGSKAVATRAAFGQVLNDVAPKLPELWGGSADLAGSNNTTIKGVKSFGPPSISTEDFTADWYGRVLHFGIREHAMGSILSGIVLHGPTRAFGGTFLQFSDYMRPAVRLASLMDIDTIYIWTHDSIGLGEDGPTHQPIEHLAALRAIPNLSVVRPGDPNETAYAWRSIIARGNGSGPVGFILTRQGIPVLEGTSAEGVAKGGYVLGGGNPADDADVIIIGTGSELQLAVEAKKLLAEKDITAYVVSMPCVEWFESQPKEYRDSVLPPTVSARVAVEAAVAQSWYKLVGDTGEIVSIEHYGESADDKTLFREFGFTPEAVAAAAERSIDN; this is encoded by the coding sequence GTGACCACGCTCGAAGAGATTTCTACCCTTACCCGTCCCCACCATCCCGACGATTGGGCCGACGTGGACTCGGTGGCGGTCGACACCGTTCGGGTGCTGGCCGCCGACGCGGTGCAGAAGGTGGGCAACGGGCACCCCGGAACCGCGATGAGCCTGGCTCCGCTGGCGTACACACTCTTCCAGCGCCAGATGCGCCACGATCCCAGCGACGTGCACTGGCTCGGCCGGGACCGCTTCGTACTGTCCTGCGGGCACTCGAGCCTGACGCTGTACATCCAGCTGTATCTGGGTGGGTTCGGCCTGGAGCTGTCCGACATCGAGTCGCTGCGGACGTGGAAATCCAAGACGCCCGGCCATCCGGAGTTCCGCCACACCAAGGGCGTGGAGATCACGACTGGGCCGCTGGGTCAGGGGCTGGCGTCGGCGGTCGGCATGGCGATGGCATCTCGCTACGAGCGCGGCCTGTTCGACCCCGACCCGGCATGGGGTGAGAGCCCGTTCGACCACTACATCTATGTCATCGCCTCCGATGGTGACATCGAGGAGGGCGTCACCAGCGAGGCGTCCTCGCTGGCGGGCACCCAGCAGCTCGGCAACCTCATCGTGTTCTACGACCACAATCAGATCTCCATCGAGCACGACACGAATATCGCTCTCTCCGAAGATGTTCCGGCTCGCTATCGCGCTTACGGCTGGCATGTTCAGGAGGTCGAGGGCGGCGAGAACGTCACCGGAATCGAAGAAGCTATCGAGGCCGCACGCAAGGTCACCGACAAGCCGTCGTTCATCTCGGTGCGGACGATCATCGGCTACCCCGCGCCTACGAAGATGAACACCGGTGGTGTGCACGGCTCGGCGCTGGGCGACGAGGAGGTCGCGGCGACCAAGAAGGTGCTGGGCTTCGACCCCGACAAAACCTTCGAGGTGCGCCCCGAGGTCATCGAGCACACCCGCAAGCTGGTGGAGCGCGGCAAGGAGGCCCACGAGAAGTGGCAGCCGCAGTTCGATGCCTGGGCCGAGCGCGAGCCCGAGCGCAAGAAGCTACTGGACCGGTTGACCGCCGAGGAGCTGCCCGAGGGCTGGGACTCCGACCTGACCTACTGGGAGCCGGGGAGCAAGGCAGTCGCCACGCGCGCGGCGTTCGGCCAGGTGCTCAACGACGTGGCACCGAAGCTGCCCGAATTATGGGGCGGCTCAGCCGATCTCGCGGGCAGCAACAATACGACGATCAAGGGTGTCAAGTCCTTCGGTCCGCCGTCGATCTCGACCGAGGACTTCACCGCGGACTGGTACGGCCGGGTGCTGCACTTCGGCATTCGCGAGCACGCGATGGGGTCGATCCTGTCGGGCATCGTGCTGCACGGCCCGACCCGCGCATTCGGCGGAACGTTCCTGCAGTTCTCCGACTACATGCGCCCCGCAGTCCGGTTGGCGTCGCTGATGGACATCGACACCATCTACATCTGGACGCATGACTCGATCGGTCTCGGCGAGGACGGGCCGACGCATCAGCCGATCGAGCACCTCGCCGCGCTGCGAGCGATTCCGAACCTCTCGGTCGTGCGGCCAGGTGATCCCAACGAGACCGCGTACGCGTGGCGCAGCATCATCGCTCGCGGTAATGGCAGCGGTCCCGTCGGTTTCATCCTCACCCGTCAGGGCATCCCAGTACTGGAGGGCACCAGCGCCGAGGGTGTGGCGAAGGGTGGTTACGTGCTCGGCGGCGGTAACCCCGCCGACGACGCCGACGTGATCATCATCGGCACCGGCTCGGAGCTGCAGCTCGCAGTGGAAGCCAAGAAACTCTTGGCCGAAAAGGACATCACGGCATACGTCGTGTCGATGCCGTGCGTCGAGTGGTTCGAATCGCAGCCGAAGGAGTACCGCGATTCGGTACTCCCTCCGACGGTTTCGGCGCGAGTGGCGGTCGAGGCGGCCGTCGCGCAGAGCTGGTACAAGCTGGTCGGTGACACCGGCGAGATCGTCTCGATCGAGCACTACGGCGAATCGGCCGACGACAAGACGCTGTTCCGCGAGTTCGGCTTCACCCCCGAGGCCGTCGCGGCAGCCGCAGAGCGATCCATAGACAACTAG
- the zwf gene encoding glucose-6-phosphate dehydrogenase, which yields MSQWRNPLRDKRDKRMPHIAGPCAVVIFGVTGDLARKKVMPAIYDLANRGLLPANFALVGFARRDWSDEDFAKLVFDSVKDHARTPFRQEVWDRLAEGIRFVQGTFDDDKGYERLAESLDKLDAERGTGGNHAFYLSIPPNAFPVVCEQLKKSGLANKPEGSWSRVVIEKPFGHDLQSARELNSVVNSIFPEESVFRIDHYLGKETVQNILALRFANELYEPIWNNNYVDSVQITMAEDIGLGGRGGYYDGVGAARDVIQNHLLQLMALTAMEEPVNFGPGDLQAEKIKVLSATQVMQPLDQTTARGQYVAGWQGSSKVVGLLEEEGFSKDSTTETYAAIALEIDTRRWAGVPFFLRTGKRLGRRVTEIALIFKRAPHLPFDKTMTEELGQNALVIRVQPDEGITTRFGSKVPGSAMEVRDVNMDFSYGSAFAEDSPEAYERLILDVLLGEPSLFPVNREVEFSWEILDPVLEYWASHGKPDSYESGTWGPESADEMLHRMGREWRRP from the coding sequence ATGAGCCAATGGCGTAATCCGCTGCGCGACAAACGCGACAAGCGGATGCCCCACATCGCGGGGCCGTGCGCCGTTGTCATCTTCGGCGTCACGGGCGACCTGGCGCGCAAGAAGGTGATGCCGGCGATCTACGACCTGGCCAACCGGGGACTACTGCCCGCCAACTTCGCGCTGGTGGGGTTCGCGCGCCGAGATTGGTCGGACGAGGATTTCGCGAAGCTGGTCTTCGACTCCGTCAAAGATCACGCTCGCACGCCGTTTCGCCAGGAGGTCTGGGACCGGCTCGCCGAAGGAATCCGCTTCGTGCAGGGCACCTTTGATGACGATAAGGGCTATGAGCGCTTGGCCGAGTCGCTCGACAAGCTCGATGCCGAGCGCGGGACGGGCGGCAATCACGCGTTCTACCTGTCGATTCCGCCCAACGCATTCCCCGTGGTGTGCGAACAGCTGAAGAAATCGGGGCTCGCGAACAAGCCGGAGGGCTCCTGGAGCCGGGTGGTCATCGAGAAGCCGTTCGGCCATGACCTGCAGAGCGCGCGGGAGCTCAATAGCGTGGTGAACAGCATCTTCCCCGAGGAGTCGGTGTTCCGCATCGACCATTACCTCGGCAAGGAGACGGTGCAGAACATCCTGGCACTGCGCTTCGCCAACGAATTGTACGAACCGATCTGGAACAACAACTACGTCGACAGCGTCCAGATCACGATGGCCGAGGACATCGGTCTCGGTGGCCGTGGCGGTTACTACGACGGTGTCGGCGCGGCCCGCGACGTCATCCAGAATCATCTGCTGCAGCTGATGGCGCTGACGGCCATGGAGGAGCCGGTCAACTTCGGGCCGGGTGACCTCCAGGCGGAGAAGATCAAGGTGCTTTCGGCCACCCAGGTGATGCAGCCGCTGGATCAGACCACCGCACGCGGCCAGTACGTCGCGGGTTGGCAGGGCAGTTCGAAGGTCGTCGGGTTGCTCGAGGAGGAGGGGTTCTCCAAGGACTCGACCACCGAGACCTACGCGGCGATAGCCCTGGAGATCGACACCCGCCGTTGGGCGGGTGTTCCATTCTTTCTGCGCACCGGAAAGCGTTTGGGCCGCAGGGTCACCGAGATCGCATTGATCTTCAAGAGGGCACCCCATCTGCCGTTCGACAAGACGATGACCGAGGAACTCGGCCAGAACGCGTTGGTGATCCGGGTACAGCCCGACGAGGGCATCACCACGCGGTTCGGTTCCAAAGTTCCCGGCAGTGCCATGGAAGTCCGCGACGTGAACATGGACTTCTCCTACGGATCGGCATTTGCCGAGGACTCCCCCGAGGCCTATGAGCGGTTGATCCTCGACGTGCTGCTGGGTGAACCGTCGTTGTTCCCGGTCAACCGCGAGGTCGAATTCTCCTGGGAGATCCTCGATCCCGTGCTGGAGTACTGGGCGTCGCACGGTAAACCGGACTCCTATGAGTCCGGCACCTGGGGGCCGGAGTCGGCCGACGAGATGCTGCATCGCATGGGCCGGGAATGGAGGCGCCCGTAA
- the pgl gene encoding 6-phosphogluconolactonase codes for MSTVVEKYPDTDALVAAAGDRLVGAITDAISRRDRALIVLTGGGTGTGLLKRVREQADGIDWSKVHLFWGDDRFVPADDDERNEKQAREALIDHVDIPAANVHAMAPSGAAFGDDLGAAASAYEQVLADNADEGQSEPDFDVHLLGMGPEGHINSLFPDTDAVRETKRLVIGVTDSPKPPPRRITLTLPAVQRSREVWLVVSGEAKADAVAAAIGGASPVDVPAAGAVGRDATVWLLDESAASKL; via the coding sequence ATGAGCACTGTCGTCGAGAAGTACCCGGACACAGACGCTTTGGTGGCGGCTGCCGGTGACCGACTGGTGGGTGCGATCACCGATGCGATCAGCCGGCGGGACCGCGCGCTGATCGTGTTGACCGGCGGTGGCACCGGTACCGGGCTGTTGAAGCGGGTTCGCGAACAGGCGGACGGGATCGACTGGTCGAAGGTGCATCTGTTCTGGGGCGACGATCGGTTCGTGCCCGCCGATGACGACGAGCGCAACGAGAAGCAGGCACGGGAGGCGCTGATCGATCACGTCGACATCCCGGCCGCGAATGTGCATGCGATGGCGCCCAGCGGTGCCGCGTTCGGAGACGACCTCGGTGCCGCCGCGTCGGCGTATGAGCAAGTGCTGGCCGACAACGCCGACGAAGGCCAGTCAGAACCCGATTTTGACGTGCACCTGCTGGGGATGGGCCCGGAAGGCCACATCAACTCGCTGTTCCCGGACACCGACGCAGTGCGCGAAACCAAGCGGTTGGTGATCGGCGTGACCGACTCCCCCAAGCCGCCGCCGCGACGAATCACCCTGACGCTGCCCGCTGTTCAGCGTTCTCGTGAGGTGTGGCTGGTGGTATCCGGCGAGGCGAAGGCCGACGCGGTTGCCGCGGCAATTGGGGGCGCGAGTCCTGTCGATGTACCGGCCGCCGGTGCTGTGGGCCGCGACGCGACCGTGTGGCTGCTCGACGAGAGCGCGGCGTCGAAGCTGTAG
- the tal gene encoding transaldolase: MTQNPNLAALSAAGVSVWLDDLSRDRLQTGNLQELIDTKSVVGVTTNPSIFQAALSKGNAYDDQVKELAERGADVDATIRTVTTDDVRNACDVLAKQYELSDGVDGRVSIEVDPRLAHDTDKTILQAIELWKIVDRPNLLIKIPATMAGLPAITAVIAEGISVNVTLIFSVERHRLVMDAYLAGLEKAKEAGHDISKIHSVASFFVSRVDTEIDKRLEKIGSDEALGLRGKAGVANAHLAYAAYEEIFVGGSRYEALKSDGARVQRPLWASTGVKNPDYSDTLYITELVAPNTVNTMPEKTMDAVADHGVITGDTVTGKGAEAQTVFDKLDAVGIDLPDVFKVLEDEGVEKFEKSWQELLDATQEQLDSAKK, encoded by the coding sequence ATGACGCAGAACCCGAATCTGGCCGCCCTGAGCGCCGCCGGTGTCTCGGTCTGGCTCGACGATCTATCGCGCGACCGGCTGCAGACCGGCAATCTGCAGGAGCTCATCGATACCAAGAGCGTCGTCGGCGTCACCACCAACCCGTCGATCTTCCAGGCGGCGCTGTCGAAGGGCAACGCCTACGACGACCAGGTCAAAGAGTTGGCCGAGCGTGGCGCCGACGTCGACGCCACCATCCGCACCGTCACCACCGACGACGTGCGCAACGCCTGCGACGTGCTGGCCAAGCAGTACGAGCTGTCCGACGGTGTCGACGGCCGGGTGTCCATCGAGGTGGACCCGCGGCTCGCGCACGACACGGACAAGACGATCCTGCAGGCGATCGAGCTGTGGAAGATCGTCGACCGGCCCAACCTGTTGATCAAGATCCCCGCCACCATGGCTGGGCTGCCCGCGATCACCGCCGTTATCGCCGAAGGCATTTCGGTGAACGTCACGCTGATCTTCTCCGTCGAGCGCCACCGCCTCGTCATGGACGCCTATCTCGCAGGTCTGGAAAAGGCCAAGGAGGCCGGCCACGACATCTCCAAGATCCATTCGGTCGCATCGTTCTTCGTGTCCCGGGTGGATACCGAGATCGACAAGCGTCTCGAGAAGATCGGTTCCGATGAAGCGCTGGGATTGCGCGGCAAGGCCGGCGTCGCCAACGCCCACCTGGCCTACGCGGCCTACGAAGAGATCTTCGTCGGCGGCTCCCGTTACGAGGCGCTCAAGTCCGACGGTGCGCGCGTGCAACGTCCATTGTGGGCATCGACGGGCGTGAAGAATCCCGACTACTCCGACACCCTTTACATCACCGAACTGGTCGCGCCCAACACCGTGAACACCATGCCGGAGAAGACGATGGATGCCGTCGCCGATCACGGTGTGATCACCGGCGACACCGTCACGGGTAAGGGCGCCGAGGCCCAGACGGTGTTCGACAAGCTGGACGCGGTCGGCATCGACCTGCCCGACGTGTTCAAGGTGCTCGAGGACGAGGGCGTCGAGAAGTTCGAGAAGTCCTGGCAGGAACTGCTCGACGCCACGCAGGAACAGCTCGACTCCGCCAAGAAATGA
- a CDS encoding cytochrome P450 family protein, with amino-acid sequence MSANHPVPQPPLAEGVGLPWDVSVDDAVAAIATARERYGDTFSVRSGDDNYLFTFSPTGVESFYGLPEDKASKGVADYLMLRRKLPDEIFDGRRLLPTSLFRRDDVASYLANLDCALTQTVAELGTEGTVELFGLTRRLGHRMGLASWAGPRSAQGDSFERLVRAFETLDGSDAFVHPEAMAAVAASGKRAERAALDDVVAVIGNLAKSTDPDDNDLFGRIVRAWSAEPDDVRLRGIALDVALIHIASMSNLMAALGWALVDLLGHPALAQRVADGDQDFAQRCALESTRLAQRSIMSRAVLVSVDLDTGDQTYRVPAGWTIATLLPLLNTSAAHGLDTWDPARWNRYRLVDAASLPSPMLVTAFGHGKHSCPAQPFSLAAMTTAMTRLLSTYDMTPSWTCYPRPVPAQIGGVARSADPCPVRYVSR; translated from the coding sequence GTGTCGGCCAACCACCCGGTTCCGCAGCCCCCGCTCGCCGAAGGCGTCGGGCTGCCGTGGGACGTGTCGGTCGACGACGCCGTCGCCGCCATAGCCACCGCGCGCGAGCGATACGGCGACACCTTCAGCGTGCGCAGCGGCGACGACAACTACCTGTTCACGTTCTCCCCCACCGGCGTCGAATCTTTCTACGGCCTACCCGAAGACAAGGCCAGCAAGGGTGTCGCCGACTACCTGATGCTGCGCCGCAAGCTTCCCGACGAGATCTTCGACGGACGGCGGTTGCTTCCGACCTCGTTGTTCCGCCGCGACGACGTCGCCTCGTATCTCGCGAACCTCGACTGCGCCCTGACCCAGACCGTGGCTGAGCTCGGAACCGAAGGCACCGTGGAGCTGTTCGGCCTCACCCGTCGCCTCGGACACCGAATGGGCTTGGCCTCATGGGCGGGACCGCGCTCCGCACAGGGGGATTCATTCGAACGGTTGGTCCGCGCCTTTGAGACCCTGGACGGTTCCGACGCGTTCGTTCATCCCGAGGCGATGGCGGCCGTGGCGGCGTCAGGCAAGCGGGCCGAGCGTGCCGCGCTCGACGACGTCGTCGCTGTCATCGGAAACCTCGCGAAGTCAACGGATCCCGACGACAACGACCTCTTCGGCCGCATCGTGCGCGCCTGGTCGGCGGAACCCGACGACGTCCGGCTGCGCGGCATCGCGCTCGACGTGGCCCTCATCCACATCGCCTCCATGTCGAACCTGATGGCCGCACTGGGCTGGGCGCTTGTGGACCTACTCGGACACCCGGCACTGGCTCAGCGCGTCGCCGACGGCGACCAGGATTTCGCGCAGCGCTGCGCGCTGGAGAGCACCCGGCTGGCACAGCGTTCCATCATGTCCCGAGCCGTATTGGTTTCCGTCGACCTCGACACCGGCGACCAGACCTACCGCGTCCCCGCCGGCTGGACCATCGCCACACTGCTGCCGCTGCTCAACACCTCGGCCGCGCACGGGCTGGACACGTGGGACCCCGCGCGCTGGAACCGCTACCGCCTCGTCGACGCGGCGTCGTTGCCATCGCCGATGTTGGTCACCGCCTTCGGACACGGCAAGCACTCGTGCCCCGCCCAGCCGTTTTCACTCGCGGCGATGACGACGGCGATGACCCGTCTATTGAGCACCTACGACATGACGCCATCGTGGACCTGCTACCCACGTCCGGTGCCGGCCCAGATCGGTGGGGTCGCACGATCCGCGGATCCCTGCCCAGTGCGCTACGTCAGCCGCTGA
- a CDS encoding heme o synthase, with product MDIRESQLPVGTHGRVRTTLLGYLALTKPRVIELLLVTTIPAMLLADRGTVDPLLILNTLVGGLLAAAGANTLNCVADADIDKKMKRTERRPLARDTVPRSHAFVFGLALSVGSFFWLWWTTNMLSAHLAGATIAFYVLVYTLLLKRRTTQNVVWGGAAGCMPVMIGWSAVTGTIQWPALVMFAIIFFWTPPHTWALAMRYKEDYAAAGVPMLPVVATEQQVTKQILIYTWLTVAATLALALATGWLYAAVAILAGSWFLVMAHQLYGGVRRGEPVKPLRLFLQSNNYLAVVFLALAIDSALALPTLFTA from the coding sequence GTGGACATTCGCGAGAGCCAGCTCCCCGTCGGGACGCACGGCCGAGTGCGCACCACGCTGTTGGGCTATCTCGCGCTGACGAAACCGCGCGTCATCGAGCTGCTCCTGGTCACCACGATCCCGGCCATGCTGCTGGCCGACCGCGGCACCGTCGATCCGCTGCTGATCCTGAACACGCTGGTCGGCGGCTTGCTGGCGGCGGCGGGCGCCAACACGTTGAACTGTGTGGCCGACGCCGACATCGACAAGAAGATGAAGCGCACCGAGCGCAGGCCGCTGGCCCGCGACACCGTGCCGCGCAGCCATGCCTTCGTCTTCGGGCTCGCCCTGTCCGTCGGCTCGTTCTTCTGGCTGTGGTGGACGACGAACATGTTGTCGGCCCACCTCGCCGGTGCGACCATCGCGTTCTACGTGCTCGTCTACACGCTGCTGCTCAAGCGCCGCACGACGCAGAACGTGGTTTGGGGCGGCGCGGCCGGCTGCATGCCGGTGATGATCGGCTGGTCGGCGGTCACCGGAACCATCCAATGGCCCGCGCTGGTCATGTTCGCGATCATCTTCTTCTGGACGCCGCCGCACACCTGGGCGCTGGCGATGCGCTACAAGGAGGACTACGCGGCGGCCGGCGTGCCGATGCTGCCCGTGGTCGCCACTGAACAACAGGTGACCAAGCAGATCCTGATCTACACCTGGCTGACGGTCGCGGCGACCCTCGCGCTCGCGCTCGCCACCGGCTGGCTGTACGCGGCCGTCGCCATCCTGGCCGGCTCCTGGTTCCTGGTGATGGCTCACCAGCTCTACGGCGGCGTGCGCCGCGGTGAGCCGGTCAAGCCGCTGCGGCTGTTCCTGCAGTCGAACAATTACCTCGCTGTGGTGTTCCTCGCGCTGGCGATCGATTCGGCCCTTGCCCTGCCGACACTGTTCACCGCCTGA
- a CDS encoding ATPase, protein MVDKGGSKPAPRTGRERIQKLAQAALNADVTVEQVDTILEGLSETLVDLNNSTGKLDATLERFNDTINQINELAPRLIAVVDRMEGIVARVERIVGVGESVIGPLAATEQAVRGAVNRVRKTTGL, encoded by the coding sequence ATGGTGGACAAGGGTGGCAGCAAACCAGCGCCACGTACCGGCCGGGAACGTATCCAGAAACTGGCGCAGGCCGCGCTGAACGCCGACGTCACGGTCGAGCAGGTCGACACGATCCTCGAGGGGCTGAGTGAAACCCTCGTCGACCTCAACAACTCGACCGGCAAACTCGATGCCACGCTGGAACGCTTCAACGACACGATCAACCAGATCAACGAGCTTGCCCCGCGCCTCATCGCGGTGGTGGACCGCATGGAGGGCATCGTCGCGCGCGTCGAGCGCATCGTCGGCGTCGGCGAATCCGTCATAGGCCCGCTTGCCGCCACCGAGCAGGCGGTCCGCGGGGCGGTCAACAGGGTGCGCAAGACCACCGGCCTCTAG
- a CDS encoding 13E12 repeat family protein — translation MGEFITAEVARERIWAALDAVDAAHSVLRGTPCDEVGTAFRMEMAERVEAQERINRGLMYRVFGQLADPPDEAGSTPGWVQNVAARLRLTPAEVKRRTKVATRILSRRQLTGEQLPPDLPLLADAVGAGAVGEDHLRVITAAMRNLPSCVSVEERVEVERSLVREAAKSDADIVKAAANRIDEIFNPDGDFNEADRARRRGVVMGPQGRDGMSRIRGYLDPEARAYVEAATAAVRPGRHLPDGTVEEQRDDRSPAQRCHDGIKLGLKAGLASGAWGSHRGHPVTVIARTTLAELNQAAHAVTDPDIPMPSPARTGGNTALPMRDLIRMAAEAIHYLAVFDDHSDRPLYLGRQKRIATTDQRIICYSRDGGCTRSNCLEPGYHSEVHHAVDWAAGGPTDADMLFFACGPDHTAVSEGRWQTTVTDSGRLAWTDGTRPPGINHAHHPEELLRSDPDPPDET, via the coding sequence ATGGGCGAATTCATCACGGCGGAGGTGGCAAGGGAGCGTATCTGGGCCGCTCTCGACGCGGTCGACGCTGCCCATTCGGTGCTTCGGGGAACGCCCTGTGATGAGGTGGGCACCGCGTTTCGAATGGAGATGGCCGAGCGTGTGGAAGCCCAGGAGCGCATCAATCGCGGGTTGATGTACCGGGTGTTCGGGCAGTTGGCCGATCCGCCTGATGAAGCGGGTAGCACACCTGGGTGGGTGCAGAATGTGGCGGCACGGCTACGGCTGACGCCCGCGGAGGTCAAACGCCGCACCAAGGTCGCCACCCGTATCCTTTCGCGCCGCCAGCTCACCGGCGAGCAATTGCCACCGGATCTACCGCTGCTGGCCGACGCTGTTGGCGCCGGTGCTGTTGGTGAGGACCATCTGCGCGTGATCACCGCGGCGATGAGGAACCTGCCGTCGTGCGTGTCGGTCGAGGAGCGCGTCGAGGTCGAGCGCAGCCTGGTCCGTGAGGCGGCCAAGAGCGACGCCGACATCGTCAAGGCCGCGGCGAACCGGATCGACGAGATCTTCAATCCTGACGGCGATTTCAATGAGGCCGACCGAGCGCGTCGCCGCGGTGTGGTCATGGGCCCTCAGGGCCGTGATGGGATGTCCCGGATACGGGGTTACCTCGACCCCGAAGCCCGTGCCTACGTGGAGGCGGCAACCGCGGCGGTGCGGCCAGGCCGTCACTTGCCCGACGGCACCGTCGAAGAGCAACGTGACGACCGCAGCCCCGCGCAACGCTGCCATGACGGCATCAAACTCGGGCTCAAAGCCGGCCTCGCGTCCGGCGCATGGGGCTCGCATCGGGGACACCCGGTGACGGTGATCGCGCGCACCACCCTGGCCGAACTGAACCAGGCCGCCCACGCGGTCACCGATCCCGACATCCCGATGCCCTCGCCGGCGCGCACCGGCGGCAACACCGCGCTGCCGATGCGCGACCTGATACGGATGGCCGCCGAGGCCATCCACTACCTCGCGGTGTTCGACGACCACAGCGACCGACCCCTCTACCTCGGCCGCCAGAAACGGATAGCGACAACCGACCAACGCATCATCTGCTACTCACGCGACGGAGGCTGCACCCGATCCAACTGCCTAGAACCGGGCTATCACTCCGAGGTCCATCACGCTGTCGACTGGGCCGCCGGTGGACCCACCGACGCCGACATGCTGTTCTTCGCCTGCGGGCCCGACCACACGGCGGTCAGCGAGGGGCGATGGCAGACAACGGTCACCGACAGCGGACGACTGGCGTGGACCGACGGAACCCGACCGCCCGGCATCAACCACGCCCACCACCCCGAAGAACTCCTCCGCAGCGACCCCGACCCACCCGACGAGACGTAA
- the opcA gene encoding glucose-6-phosphate dehydrogenase assembly protein OpcA encodes MIVDLPNTNTNDINKKITGLREEGGAITLSRVLTLVISLHTDELLEDSIEAANFASREHPCRVIVVVAGDRDATEPRLDAQLRVGADAGAGEVVALHLHGEMAGHASSVVLPFLLPDTPVVAWWPAGGPDDPSQDPLGQLAIRRITNATDCADPMAAIKGRLAGYSSGDTDLAWARITYWRALLTAALDQPPFEPVTSAVVSGLREEPSLDVLAGWLATRIDGPVKREIGELKVELIRSSETITLRRPQTGVTATISRTAKPDSLIPLARREAKECLAEDLRRLDADEIYHEALKGIEKVQYA; translated from the coding sequence ATGATCGTCGACCTGCCCAACACGAACACCAACGACATCAACAAGAAGATCACCGGCCTTCGCGAAGAGGGTGGCGCGATCACGCTGAGCCGGGTGCTCACGCTCGTCATCTCGCTGCACACCGATGAACTGCTCGAGGATTCGATCGAGGCGGCCAACTTCGCTAGCCGTGAGCACCCGTGCCGGGTGATCGTGGTCGTGGCCGGCGATCGGGACGCCACCGAGCCCCGGCTGGATGCACAGCTGCGGGTCGGCGCCGACGCGGGAGCCGGCGAAGTGGTCGCGCTGCATCTGCACGGCGAGATGGCCGGCCACGCCAGCAGTGTGGTGTTGCCGTTCCTGCTGCCCGACACCCCGGTGGTGGCGTGGTGGCCAGCCGGAGGGCCTGACGATCCGTCGCAAGACCCCCTGGGACAGTTGGCGATTCGACGGATCACCAACGCGACGGATTGCGCCGATCCGATGGCGGCGATCAAGGGTCGCCTGGCCGGCTACAGCTCGGGAGACACCGATCTGGCGTGGGCCCGCATCACCTACTGGCGCGCGCTGCTGACGGCGGCGCTCGATCAGCCCCCGTTCGAGCCCGTCACCTCGGCGGTGGTGTCCGGACTTCGCGAGGAACCCTCGCTCGACGTGCTCGCCGGTTGGCTGGCCACCAGGATCGACGGTCCCGTGAAGCGAGAGATCGGCGAATTGAAGGTCGAGCTGATCCGCAGCAGCGAGACCATCACGCTGCGCCGGCCGCAGACCGGTGTGACGGCGACGATCAGCAGGACCGCGAAACCGGACTCGCTGATCCCGTTGGCCCGCAGGGAGGCCAAGGAGTGCCTGGCCGAGGACTTGCGCAGGCTCGACGCCGACGAGATCTACCACGAGGCGCTGAAGGGAATCGAGAAGGTGCAGTACGCATGA